The region CAAGGTTATTATTGTCTTCTTCGTCTTCGTTTTATTTGGATTGAATTAAAGGAATGACTGAGATATGTAAGAAGTTGTGGATATATAATAACACTATTTTAGATTTGGTTTCAGTTTTGTGAAGCCAAGTCAGAGGAAGACGAACaggattttttgcaatttaggttTCCAAGATTTAAgggtttaatttagtttatcaGAAACAAAAACGGATTTTATCTCTGGAAAATCATTacttatttatgtttttttatttttaaaataagacagaggaagtaaataaataaaatttcatataattttttaaaaaaatttcattccATCGtgtatgatttttaattttattattttgatcattcataaattttatagaattattttatatttgttaaagaaagtatataaaaaaagttatgtATTGATAGAaagattcaatttttatattttttccgtCCTATACAGAAAGTTCCATATTCCATTTTTCAATATCCATTTAGAAAGTTTCAgtctatttttgaaatatttttccattaaatttttttttactatttttttaattattttaaaagaattttataaaaaatgaggCAACATATAAAAAGACaaagataaataatattttgttaatttatgtgtaaaaGCAAATCCTACTAAAATGGAATGAAGgaagtatataaaaaaaattattttgagttTTTCTATTATAGCAGCATCCCCTTGCGTGCGAGATATTTCTATGCCAGCCAGGAATAACGGCTTTGTTATGAAAGAAAGCAGTAAACTGAACATTCCCATTTATGGATTGACTAGTTCTATTTAAGTTTAGCCTAGCACTCTAACAATTCTTTTTTCTCCCACTAGATAGCTAGCAGAAAAAATGGAATTGCTTGAAAAGAAACTTAACCGCCCATCGTTATAGACAAATAAGGGTATATTCAGCGAGAACATAGGTTTAATTCAACGAGTAGCCTTTTCTAAAGAAGCGCTGAGTGCTTACTCCATAGGAATGGAAGATAAAGCTCTTGGCCTGATTGGTATTGTCAAACCATTTATGTTCAGAGAAATGAATGGCTTACGAGGAATGGAAAGAAACATATTTTATTAGAAGATTATTCTTTCTAAGAGTAATAAATTGTTTCCAggattttttaaatgattattcTGTTTCGGAGCATGCTGCGCACAACATAAACATAAAGAAATAACGAATTGAAGCACAAGCAAGAGTTGATGGCAATGAGATAAAGCAAGTAAGGGCATAAAGCACAGTTGGATCGGAGAATTCTCTTCCCTTCCTAACACAGTTTGTCAAAACTGTGTGTTTCAACAGCAGCAATCACACAGATTGCCACATCAGCCAAAGGACTCAAGTCACGTGGATTGCTATTTCAGCAAAACAACTCATCTACAGCTCAGCATGACAGCTGTAATTAGGCCAGTAAAGTGTGTTTTATAGTTTGTTAAAAGTTGTTAGGAAGCAGTTATATTTCAACTTAGCTTTGCAATCTCAGCAAGTATATAAGCTGAGATTGATAGTTTGTAACACTTAATTTTTGTGATTAATAAATAGAACAATTTTTCCTCTCTTTTTtgttatggtatcagagccttgttGCTCTTGATCTTCGTCTTCTTCGTTTGAAGTAGTTTCTTGTTTTCTGGTTCAACAATGGCGCACACTTTACCTAGAGCAGAGGAATCAATTTCTTCTCCATTCTTTGTTCATCCAGGTGAAAATCCCTCACTCGTTCTTGTTACAAATTTGTTTGATGGAACTAATTACAATGCTTGGTATAGATCAATGCGTATGGCTTTgatctcaaaaaataaatataagtttGTTAATGGCTCAATTCCTGCACTTAGTCCTGATCATGATAACTATGAAGTTTGGGAAAGATGTAACACACTTGTCATGTCGTGGTTGTATAGATCTGTAACACAGACTATAGCTGATAGTGTTTCGAATCTTGATAGTGCTTTAGATGTTTGGATAGACTTGAGAGATCGTTTTTCTCAAGGAGATGCCTATAGAATAGGTGATCTTCAAGAAGAAATATACACATATAGACAGAATGCCTTGAATGTAACTGAGTACTACACACATTTGAAAACTCTCTGGGATGAGTTGAAAAGCTTGAGGAATTTGCCTGTTTGTACTTGTGAACCTAAGTGTTCTTGTGGTCTGATAGAAAGAGTCAGACTGAATTTAGATAATGATCATGTGATTCGTTTTATGAAAGGATTGAATGAGAATTTTGGCACAATCAAAACTCAGATATTGATGATGGAACCACTTCCAAAAATTAATAAGGCCTTCTCTATGGTAATTCAATTTGAAAGACAATTGAATGCTACTGGCAATAAGTTGCCTGCTGAATCAAGTGTATTCATGGCTAAAGGTTTTAGTGAGAGTGATGAACAAGGATATGAATCCAATATCTGTTATGCTAGAGGTAGAGGTGTAAGCAATTTCAGAGGAGGAATGTTTAGAGGCAGAGGTGGTTATCTTAATCAATTTGCCAAACAAAAACTTTGTTCCCATTGTGGACAAACCAATCACACAGTTGATTACTGCTATAAAAAATATGGATACCCTCCTGGATTCCAGCCAAGGTACAAGGGAGAGAGTAGTGGATATGCTAATAATGTACAACTTGAATAACAGGAGTACATGAATGCTCAGGGACAAATGAATGGTTACAGAGTAGATCAGTCTCAACAGATGATGATGAACAATCAATCTGCACAGATCATGAACAATAGACAGGATATGCACACTCAGCAGCATAGACAGGATATGCACACTCATCAGCATTC is a window of Mercurialis annua linkage group LG2, ddMerAnnu1.2, whole genome shotgun sequence DNA encoding:
- the LOC126668571 gene encoding uncharacterized protein LOC126668571, producing the protein MAHTLPRAEESISSPFFVHPGENPSLVLVTNLFDGTNYNAWYRSMRMALISKNKYKFVNGSIPALSPDHDNYEVWERCNTLVMSWLYRSVTQTIADSVSNLDSALDVWIDLRDRFSQGDAYRIGDLQEEIYTYRQNALNVTEYYTHLKTLWDELKSLRNLPVCTCEPKCSCGLIERVRLNLDNDHVIRFMKGLNENFGTIKTQILMMEPLPKINKAFSMVIQFERQLNATGNKLPAESSVFMAKGFSESDEQGYESNICYARGRGVSNFRGGMFRGRGGYLNQFAKQKLCSHCGQTNHTVDYCYKKYGYPPGFQPRYKGESSGYANNVQLE